A genomic segment from Tuwongella immobilis encodes:
- a CDS encoding outer membrane protein assembly factor BamB family protein: MVRSLVLGVMSLFGSVAVAADWPGFRGTGDSVATGQYPTKWTATEGIAWTVNLPGYGQSAPVIWGGTVYVTAVDGAQREKGFVLALDAKTGKEQWRHALEPTQKAKWSETVSRAAPTPCADADGVYCFFEGGNLLALTHAGKVRWERSLVRDYGEFQGGHGVGSSPAQTADTLFILIDDRGPSYLLAVEKQTGKTRWKTDREARGGWSSPVVATRNGKPEIIASSAGTIIGYAADSGKPLWKLDNVVGNTIPSASVSGDRILFGGGTSRSKDAPPMGAKGNGCLRLIDADGKPGYESVWSAKLGISNYATPLAYQQVAYFVNQVGIVTAHDLQSGQELFAERIDGPCWASMIGAGDYVYFFGKDGTTSVLKAGKEFEQIASNPLWAAKSKPKSAGNESRPGAGSEYGAGETVYGVAAADGAFFVRTGTRLFRIGQ, encoded by the coding sequence ATGGTGAGAAGCCTCGTACTTGGCGTGATGAGCCTATTTGGAAGTGTGGCGGTGGCGGCGGATTGGCCGGGCTTTCGGGGCACGGGCGATTCGGTGGCGACTGGGCAGTATCCCACCAAATGGACGGCGACGGAGGGGATTGCCTGGACGGTGAATCTGCCTGGATACGGCCAATCGGCGCCGGTGATTTGGGGCGGAACCGTGTATGTGACGGCGGTGGATGGGGCCCAGCGGGAGAAGGGCTTTGTGCTGGCGTTGGATGCCAAAACGGGGAAGGAACAATGGCGTCATGCGCTGGAGCCGACGCAGAAAGCGAAATGGTCGGAGACGGTGAGCCGGGCCGCGCCGACGCCGTGTGCGGATGCCGATGGCGTGTATTGCTTCTTTGAAGGGGGCAATTTGCTGGCGCTGACCCATGCGGGCAAGGTGCGGTGGGAGCGGTCGTTGGTCCGCGATTATGGCGAATTCCAAGGCGGGCACGGAGTCGGGAGTTCGCCCGCACAGACGGCGGATACGCTGTTTATTCTCATTGATGATCGTGGGCCATCGTATCTGCTGGCGGTCGAGAAGCAGACCGGCAAAACGCGGTGGAAAACCGATCGGGAAGCGCGCGGCGGGTGGAGTTCGCCGGTGGTGGCGACTCGCAACGGCAAGCCGGAAATCATCGCCAGCAGCGCTGGTACGATCATTGGCTACGCGGCGGACAGCGGCAAGCCGCTTTGGAAGCTCGATAACGTCGTGGGCAATACGATTCCCTCGGCGTCGGTCAGCGGCGATCGCATTCTGTTTGGCGGCGGCACGAGCCGATCCAAAGATGCGCCGCCGATGGGTGCCAAAGGCAACGGCTGCTTGCGCTTGATCGATGCGGATGGCAAGCCGGGCTACGAATCGGTTTGGTCGGCGAAATTGGGCATCTCGAATTATGCCACGCCGCTGGCCTATCAGCAGGTCGCGTACTTCGTCAATCAGGTGGGCATTGTCACGGCTCACGATCTGCAATCCGGCCAGGAATTATTCGCCGAGCGCATTGATGGCCCCTGTTGGGCATCGATGATTGGGGCAGGAGACTATGTCTATTTCTTCGGCAAAGACGGCACCACCAGCGTGTTGAAAGCGGGCAAGGAATTTGAGCAAATCGCCTCGAATCCGCTGTGGGCTGCCAAATCCAAGCCGAAATCCGCTGGGAATGAATCACGTCCCGGCGCAGGCAGCGAGTACGGCGCGGGCGAAACCGTGTACGGAGTCGCCGCCGCCGATGGTGCCTTTTTCGTCCGCACCGGCACACGATTGTTCCGAATCGGTCAGTGA
- a CDS encoding DUF1559 domain-containing protein gives MVIAIISVLVGLLLAAVQKVRGAAARMQCQNQLRQLALALHSVESGRGILPPGTRSLFQRDIRPFTGWTLEILPQLEQEALYREAQAAFRVTPMPFFAPHPIATVVRSFACPMDPRVLKAHFSQTSQIDVALTSYLGVSGTITTQKDGVLYLDSRTTFGSITDGLSQTLMLGERPPSADLRFGWWYAGFGQQLTGSADIVLGVREPNLQPIVSGSPCGPGNYPFKPGWFDNPCSMFHYWSPHSGGANFAFADGSVQFLTYDANSVMPQLATRAGGEVATLP, from the coding sequence GTGGTGATTGCCATCATCAGTGTGTTGGTGGGGCTGCTGCTGGCGGCAGTGCAGAAGGTGCGCGGGGCAGCCGCGCGCATGCAGTGCCAAAATCAATTGCGTCAACTGGCGTTGGCCCTGCACAGCGTCGAAAGTGGGCGAGGGATCTTACCGCCGGGAACGCGGTCGCTGTTTCAACGGGATATTCGCCCCTTCACCGGTTGGACGCTCGAAATTCTCCCGCAGTTGGAGCAAGAGGCGCTGTACCGCGAAGCACAAGCCGCCTTCCGCGTGACACCGATGCCGTTTTTCGCCCCGCACCCGATCGCCACGGTTGTGCGCAGCTTCGCCTGCCCGATGGATCCGCGAGTGCTGAAGGCCCATTTTAGCCAGACGTCGCAAATTGATGTGGCGTTGACGAGCTATTTGGGGGTGAGCGGCACCATCACCACGCAGAAAGATGGCGTGTTGTACCTCGATTCACGGACCACCTTTGGAAGCATTACCGACGGGCTAAGCCAAACGCTGATGCTCGGCGAACGCCCGCCCAGTGCGGATCTCCGGTTCGGTTGGTGGTACGCGGGATTTGGCCAGCAGCTCACTGGATCGGCTGACATCGTCTTGGGGGTGCGGGAGCCGAATTTGCAGCCCATTGTCAGTGGTTCGCCGTGTGGGCCGGGCAACTATCCGTTTAAGCCAGGCTGGTTTGATAATCCTTGTTCCATGTTCCATTATTGGTCGCCGCATTCCGGCGGTGCCAATTTCGCATTCGCGGATGGATCAGTGCAATTTCTCACCTACGATGCCAACTCGGTGATGCCGCAATTGGCCACCCGCGCTGGCGGCGAAGTCGCGACGCTTCCGTGA
- a CDS encoding DUF1573 domain-containing protein: MTWIIRICSIGAIGLFLAAAWYKSQPAPQRTLTLVNSEVDLGEIPLDRTQFAIFTIRNEGDEPKRILDFANTCTFYCCYQAVLEGPQVIPPHSEIQYVIEVKATATKPFTVNTTLSLEDNGLRPERILIHGIGVSQSETADASPRP; this comes from the coding sequence ATGACCTGGATCATTCGAATTTGTTCGATTGGAGCAATTGGCCTGTTCCTGGCAGCAGCTTGGTACAAATCGCAGCCTGCTCCTCAACGGACGCTAACCCTGGTCAACTCCGAGGTGGATCTTGGCGAAATCCCGCTGGATCGCACGCAATTCGCCATATTTACCATCCGAAATGAGGGTGATGAACCCAAGCGGATTCTCGATTTTGCAAATACCTGCACTTTCTATTGCTGTTATCAAGCGGTTCTTGAAGGACCACAAGTGATCCCCCCGCATTCAGAAATCCAATATGTGATTGAAGTGAAAGCCACAGCAACCAAACCATTTACCGTGAACACGACTCTATCACTCGAAGATAACGGCCTCCGGCCAGAACGCATTTTAATTCATGGAATTGGGGTATCTCAATCGGAAACCGCTGATGCCTCGCCGAGGCCGTGA
- a CDS encoding metallophosphoesterase family protein, producing MLSAMNRRELLAGAASAVLVPRSLTASNPPTPTNPIGFFLVGDTHFLADKDNPKSLDARSAAVTSKLVDWLNSLPGSEIPAKAGGGRVLPPLGVIHAGDCIDTGDKANINMQATEWDAFADAYGLTGKDGKLRVPVYEVHGNHDSPRGDGLAIQKIIQRNQKRPGVTNLSKNGVHYSWDWGGVHFICLGIVVGQVAEVTRKRRYAPLGSLEFLIQDLKDKVGNSGKPVVITQHIDMIRYAQPLPVADSKAVGMEWDPADVKGYYDALRGYNIAAILYGHTHGRNVYRWDGTNKPAMTGIPTFNVDNSSHFHGKQQAFFYFEIHPTQLIVREYHTTDAWETGAWTPQTWTAPLRMGNG from the coding sequence ATGCTCTCCGCCATGAATCGCCGAGAATTGCTGGCCGGTGCCGCTTCTGCGGTGCTTGTCCCCCGATCGCTGACGGCTTCCAATCCGCCGACGCCGACGAATCCTATTGGGTTTTTCCTGGTCGGCGATACGCATTTTTTAGCGGACAAAGACAATCCGAAATCGCTGGATGCACGGTCGGCAGCGGTCACATCGAAGCTAGTCGATTGGCTCAATTCGCTGCCCGGCAGTGAAATTCCAGCCAAGGCGGGTGGCGGTCGTGTGCTGCCGCCGCTGGGGGTGATTCATGCCGGCGATTGCATCGACACGGGCGATAAAGCCAACATCAACATGCAGGCCACGGAATGGGACGCATTCGCCGACGCTTATGGATTGACCGGCAAAGATGGGAAACTGCGGGTGCCGGTGTATGAGGTGCATGGCAATCATGACAGTCCGCGAGGGGATGGGCTGGCGATTCAAAAGATCATTCAGCGCAACCAAAAACGTCCCGGCGTGACCAATCTTTCCAAGAATGGTGTGCATTATTCGTGGGATTGGGGCGGCGTGCATTTCATTTGTCTGGGAATCGTCGTCGGCCAAGTCGCGGAGGTGACTCGCAAGCGACGATACGCCCCGTTGGGCAGCTTGGAATTTTTGATCCAAGATCTGAAAGACAAAGTCGGGAACTCGGGCAAACCGGTGGTGATTACCCAGCATATCGACATGATTCGTTATGCGCAGCCGTTGCCGGTGGCGGACTCGAAAGCCGTCGGGATGGAGTGGGATCCGGCCGATGTCAAAGGCTATTACGACGCCCTTCGTGGGTACAACATCGCGGCCATTTTGTACGGGCACACCCACGGCCGCAATGTCTATCGCTGGGATGGCACGAACAAGCCAGCGATGACGGGAATTCCCACGTTTAATGTGGATAATAGCAGCCATTTTCATGGCAAACAGCAGGCGTTTTTCTACTTCGAGATCCACCCGACGCAGCTCATCGTCCGCGAATATCACACAACCGATGCCTGGGAAACCGGCGCATGGACCCCGCAAACCTGGACCGCCCCGCTCCGCATGGGCAACGGCTGA
- a CDS encoding DUF1573 domain-containing protein: MTWIIRILTAASLGTLLAAGWFLAQPAPTRTLEILNPHIELGEVPSDQPQLVVFRIRNSGSAPKRVVNFPSTCNFTCCYRSVLDGPQIIPPHSELEYVVEVKPRGANPFQVDTLLVLEDIGTRPEHVHIEGIGIDPNKPFDIPLKP, translated from the coding sequence ATGACCTGGATCATTCGGATTTTGACTGCGGCTTCGCTGGGGACGCTCTTGGCGGCGGGATGGTTTCTCGCTCAGCCCGCTCCCACGCGCACGCTCGAAATTCTCAATCCACACATCGAGCTTGGCGAAGTGCCCAGCGATCAACCCCAATTGGTCGTCTTCCGGATTCGTAACTCTGGATCGGCCCCGAAACGGGTCGTGAACTTCCCTTCGACTTGCAATTTCACCTGCTGCTATCGTTCGGTACTGGACGGTCCCCAAATCATTCCCCCCCATTCGGAGTTGGAATATGTGGTCGAAGTTAAGCCCAGAGGTGCCAATCCGTTCCAAGTCGATACCCTGTTGGTCTTGGAAGACATTGGCACTCGACCGGAGCACGTTCACATCGAAGGAATCGGCATCGACCCGAACAAACCGTTCGACATCCCCCTCAAACCGTAA